The Martelella sp. AD-3 genome includes a region encoding these proteins:
- the pstC gene encoding phosphate ABC transporter permease subunit PstC, whose product MTHVFLIILALVLALGVAGYFSARAKAYALAGSRLARLNSRPDHHASLAAIAAVIPALVVMAAWMVASPLIIGSEIRSGFPESVKEQPEAAQTLVYNSVTSVAYGLRQLPEDARARVHEDAGVLRAVLAERGIPLAASPRPFVLASAERLNALSARSNAAMAAAVLAVALVSLGLAYRSVSPAFAARRRVEQVVLAVLLLASTIAVLTTVGIVLSMLTETLRFFSAVPPADFFFGTVWDPRFAAAGEAGSAGQFGLIPLLAGTLYISLVAMAVAVPVGLYAAIYMSEYAGARLRSVTKPLLEVLAGIPTIVYGFFALVTVGPLLRDISAELNGLFTGSYRNFIEAQSVLTAGLVMGIMLIPFVSSLSDDIISQVPDSLRKGSLGLGATRSETIKRVVLPAALPGVVGALLLTASRAIGETMIVVLAAGVAAQLQINPLEPMTTVTVKIVNQLTGDLQFDTPQTLVAFALGLTLFVITLCLNVYALYIVRKYREQYE is encoded by the coding sequence ATGACGCACGTCTTTTTGATCATCTTGGCGCTCGTGCTCGCGCTTGGCGTCGCCGGCTATTTCTCGGCGCGGGCGAAGGCCTATGCGCTCGCCGGTTCGCGCCTCGCGCGGCTGAATTCAAGGCCTGACCATCACGCAAGCCTCGCAGCGATCGCCGCCGTCATCCCGGCATTGGTGGTGATGGCCGCGTGGATGGTGGCAAGTCCGCTCATCATCGGGTCGGAGATCCGCTCCGGCTTTCCAGAGAGCGTGAAGGAGCAGCCGGAGGCGGCGCAGACCCTGGTCTACAATTCGGTCACCTCCGTTGCCTATGGCCTGAGACAATTGCCGGAGGATGCCCGGGCGCGGGTTCACGAGGATGCCGGCGTACTGCGCGCCGTGCTGGCCGAGCGCGGCATTCCGCTTGCCGCTTCGCCGAGGCCCTTTGTTCTTGCTTCGGCCGAAAGGCTCAACGCGCTTTCGGCGCGGTCAAACGCTGCCATGGCTGCGGCTGTGCTCGCCGTGGCGCTGGTCTCGCTCGGACTTGCCTATCGATCCGTCAGCCCTGCCTTTGCCGCGCGCAGGCGGGTCGAGCAGGTGGTGCTCGCGGTCCTGCTTCTGGCATCCACGATCGCGGTCCTGACGACCGTCGGCATCGTTTTGTCGATGCTGACGGAGACGCTGCGCTTCTTCTCGGCCGTGCCGCCGGCCGACTTCTTTTTCGGCACGGTCTGGGATCCGCGCTTTGCCGCGGCCGGCGAGGCCGGTTCTGCCGGGCAGTTCGGCCTCATTCCGTTGCTGGCCGGCACGCTCTACATTTCCCTCGTCGCCATGGCGGTGGCCGTGCCCGTCGGGCTTTATGCGGCGATCTACATGTCGGAATATGCAGGCGCCAGGCTACGCTCGGTCACCAAGCCGCTGCTGGAAGTGCTGGCGGGCATCCCCACCATCGTCTACGGCTTCTTCGCGCTCGTCACCGTCGGTCCGCTGCTGCGCGACATCTCGGCGGAACTGAACGGGCTGTTCACCGGCAGCTACCGCAATTTCATCGAGGCGCAGTCGGTGCTGACGGCCGGCTTGGTCATGGGCATCATGCTCATCCCCTTCGTTTCATCACTGTCGGATGACATCATCAGTCAGGTGCCGGACAGCCTGCGCAAGGGTTCGCTCGGCCTCGGCGCCACGCGGTCGGAAACGATCAAGCGCGTGGTCCTGCCGGCAGCGCTTCCCGGCGTCGTCGGGGCGCTGCTTCTGACGGCCTCGCGCGCCATCGGCGAGACGATGATCGTGGTGCTTGCCGCAGGCGTCGCCGCGCAATTGCAGATCAATCCGCTGGAGCCGATGACGACGGTGACGGTCAAGATCGTCAACCAGCTGACGGGCGACCTGCAATTCGATACGCCGCAGACGCTGGTTGCCTTCGCGCTTGGCCTCACGCTGTTCGTGATCACGCTCTGCCTCAATGTCTATGCGCTTTATATCGTGCGCAAATACCGGGAGCAGTATGAATGA
- a CDS encoding substrate-binding domain-containing protein — protein sequence MKLIVMSAAAVLAALLACGPTQARDQIQIAGSSTVLPYAKIVAESFGEIFPDYKTPIVESGGSSAGLKEFCRGVGPRSIDIANASRPIRPGEIAACAANGVTGIAEIPFGYDGIVFATDVSMPAMDLTPLDLYRALAAELVIDGKLLKNPYTRWPEIDPALPDVEIKAYIPGEKHGTREVFEEKVLGVGCEQAGALAFLEENFGAKQGIDRCIAVRKDGRAPGIDGDYTETLARVVSDRTSLGVFGLSFYDNNADKLNVATISGVTPTAETVESGEYPVSRPLFFYVKMAHVGAIPGLKDYVEFFLSDAMAGPYGPLAEYGLVPASERQRADMLAGFEAALQ from the coding sequence ATGAAGCTAATCGTAATGTCGGCCGCTGCGGTTCTTGCCGCGCTTCTTGCCTGCGGTCCGACGCAAGCGCGAGATCAGATCCAGATTGCTGGTTCGTCGACCGTTCTGCCCTACGCCAAGATCGTTGCCGAGAGTTTCGGCGAGATCTTCCCCGATTACAAGACTCCGATCGTGGAATCCGGCGGCTCCTCGGCCGGCCTGAAGGAATTCTGCCGGGGCGTCGGTCCGCGCAGCATCGATATCGCCAATGCATCGCGGCCGATCCGTCCGGGCGAGATCGCTGCCTGCGCGGCCAACGGCGTCACCGGGATCGCCGAAATCCCCTTCGGTTATGACGGGATCGTCTTTGCCACCGACGTCTCGATGCCCGCCATGGACCTGACGCCGCTCGATCTTTATCGGGCTCTGGCCGCCGAACTCGTGATAGACGGCAAGCTCTTAAAGAACCCCTATACGCGCTGGCCCGAGATCGACCCGGCGCTGCCCGATGTCGAGATCAAGGCTTATATTCCCGGCGAGAAGCACGGCACGCGCGAAGTCTTCGAGGAAAAGGTGCTGGGCGTCGGCTGCGAACAGGCAGGCGCGCTTGCTTTTCTCGAGGAAAACTTCGGCGCAAAGCAGGGCATTGACCGTTGCATTGCCGTGCGCAAGGATGGACGGGCGCCGGGCATCGACGGCGACTATACCGAGACGCTGGCGCGGGTTGTGTCCGACCGAACGAGCCTCGGCGTGTTCGGCCTGTCCTTTTATGACAACAATGCCGACAAGCTGAACGTGGCCACGATCTCCGGCGTCACGCCGACAGCCGAAACGGTCGAATCCGGCGAGTATCCTGTGTCGCGGCCGCTGTTCTTCTACGTCAAGATGGCGCATGTGGGCGCGATTCCGGGCCTGAAGGACTATGTCGAATTCTTCCTCTCGGACGCGATGGCCGGCCCCTATGGCCCGCTGGCCGAATATGGCCTCGTGCCAGCGTCGGAGCGGCAACGCGCCGACATGCTGGCAGGCTTCGAGGCGGCGCTGCAATAA
- the phoR gene encoding phosphate regulon sensor histidine kinase PhoR — MRGNQVKRLEETVRAIAARALAARLVLLVAAVTAVSAVFFGLAPPVAAAVGWLSVSIAALIGAVPAGGEAKVPEEASAPGEGRADFGDLPRFLDEIDLAVYLLAADGTVLFQNRAAGATFGSFPLGSHISARMRAPGVLDVIRDTLANNRVNQIEYSERLPSERVYLVRVAPVAGAEGAKPVFMLVLRDISEARRIDRMRSDFVANASHELRTPLASLRGYIETLQGPAKNDAKAQERFLPIMLDQATRMSRLVDDLMSLSRLEAKAHLSPDQKVKLNALLEHVRDSLLPLAEELDVAINLFLPEEPVTVNGDNDELVEVFENLIENACKYGADGGRVDVYLNAPENGGPEVSVVDYGPGIPAEHVPRLTERFYRVSVADSRSKKGTGLGLAIVKHILTRHRARLVVKSAVGRGTTFTVRF, encoded by the coding sequence ATGCGAGGGAATCAGGTGAAAAGGCTGGAAGAGACGGTTAGGGCGATTGCAGCCCGGGCGCTGGCCGCGCGGCTTGTCCTTCTGGTTGCTGCCGTCACCGCCGTTTCCGCCGTCTTTTTCGGCCTTGCTCCGCCGGTTGCGGCGGCCGTCGGCTGGCTCTCCGTTTCGATTGCCGCCCTGATCGGGGCCGTGCCCGCCGGCGGCGAGGCGAAAGTGCCGGAAGAGGCTTCGGCGCCCGGCGAGGGCCGGGCGGATTTCGGCGACCTGCCGCGGTTTCTCGACGAGATCGATCTTGCCGTCTATCTTCTTGCCGCGGACGGAACCGTGCTGTTCCAGAACCGCGCGGCCGGGGCCACATTCGGCAGCTTCCCGCTCGGATCGCATATCTCCGCCCGCATGCGCGCGCCGGGCGTTCTCGACGTCATCCGCGATACGCTCGCGAACAACCGCGTCAACCAGATCGAATATTCCGAGCGCCTGCCGTCGGAACGCGTCTATCTCGTCAGGGTTGCTCCCGTTGCTGGCGCCGAGGGGGCCAAGCCGGTCTTCATGCTGGTGCTGCGCGACATTTCCGAGGCCCGGCGGATCGACCGTATGCGCTCCGATTTCGTTGCCAATGCGAGCCATGAACTGAGGACGCCGCTGGCCTCGCTGCGCGGCTATATCGAGACGCTGCAGGGGCCGGCGAAGAACGACGCCAAGGCGCAGGAGCGCTTCCTGCCGATCATGCTCGACCAGGCAACGCGCATGAGCCGTCTTGTCGACGACCTGATGTCGCTTTCGCGGCTCGAGGCCAAGGCGCATCTCTCGCCGGACCAGAAGGTGAAGCTGAACGCGTTGCTCGAACATGTGCGCGACAGCCTTCTGCCGCTGGCCGAGGAACTGGATGTCGCCATCAACCTGTTCCTGCCGGAAGAGCCGGTGACGGTGAACGGCGACAATGACGAACTGGTCGAGGTGTTCGAGAACCTGATCGAGAACGCCTGCAAGTACGGCGCCGATGGCGGCAGGGTTGACGTCTATCTCAATGCGCCCGAAAACGGCGGACCGGAGGTCTCCGTCGTGGATTACGGCCCTGGCATTCCCGCCGAACACGTTCCGCGCCTGACGGAGCGCTTCTACCGGGTCTCGGTCGCCGACAGCCGTTCGAAGAAGGGCACGGGGCTGGGGCTTGCGATCGTCAAGCATATCCTCACCCGCCACCGCGCGCGGCTGGTGGTCAAATCCGCGGTTGGCAGGGGAACCACCTTCACGGTGCGATTCTGA